A region from the Chthoniobacterales bacterium genome encodes:
- a CDS encoding DUF2157 domain-containing protein yields MNEPQAARWLIDQLPKLIAQGVIGEGSAESLRAHYAAVAGTGTGSRNIMVIIFSVLGGLLVSAGIILLFAHNWDQLGRPARAVLSFLPLALGVVLSGIAMTRKNNSAALAEGVGAFHSVAIGACIALIAQTYQLSGSFPAFILTWALLALPLVYLLRSTSVAILYVAGITTWGADLVIHRDSMLWFWPLLLLVLPHYWLLIRENRFSGRAWWMSLALALAIPVSAGFQCDRAVFALWPLVFSGIFASLYLAGCTWFRKTEAPRVGHPFVFVGQLGIVVLAIWLSYRFAWEDRVSDIYSEPVWSAGAVANTINYGFLILSVILLTFGWLRKTPLNPAAGLLPVVALCGTFLLRTGTGSTLILMNLYALALGIVTIIRGTRDLRFTTLNAGLLLVATLIISRFFDSDVNFLLKGVAFIVVGAGFGGANVFLLKKRGRTK; encoded by the coding sequence GTGAACGAACCGCAGGCCGCCCGCTGGTTGATTGATCAGCTTCCAAAACTGATCGCTCAAGGCGTGATCGGCGAGGGTTCTGCAGAAAGCTTGCGAGCGCATTATGCAGCCGTTGCCGGGACAGGAACCGGGTCTCGGAACATCATGGTCATTATTTTTTCGGTGTTGGGCGGGTTGCTGGTCAGTGCCGGAATCATCCTGCTTTTCGCGCACAACTGGGATCAACTGGGGCGGCCCGCACGCGCCGTGCTTTCATTTTTGCCACTCGCACTCGGCGTGGTTCTGTCTGGGATAGCGATGACCCGGAAAAACAACTCTGCCGCGCTGGCAGAAGGAGTCGGGGCATTTCATTCGGTGGCGATCGGTGCTTGCATCGCCTTAATCGCGCAGACTTACCAACTCTCCGGCAGCTTCCCCGCCTTCATTCTCACCTGGGCGCTGCTCGCTCTGCCCCTGGTTTATCTGCTTCGCTCCACATCGGTCGCGATCCTCTACGTTGCCGGAATTACGACTTGGGGAGCGGATTTGGTGATTCATCGTGACTCGATGTTATGGTTTTGGCCGTTGCTCCTCCTCGTGCTGCCACATTACTGGCTGCTGATTCGAGAAAACCGCTTCTCCGGACGTGCCTGGTGGATGTCGCTCGCCCTGGCGCTGGCGATTCCCGTGAGTGCCGGGTTTCAATGCGACCGCGCGGTGTTCGCCCTCTGGCCGCTGGTTTTTTCCGGGATTTTCGCGTCACTTTATCTGGCGGGATGCACGTGGTTTCGGAAAACCGAAGCGCCGCGCGTGGGACATCCCTTCGTCTTTGTGGGCCAGCTTGGAATCGTCGTGCTGGCGATCTGGTTGAGCTATCGGTTCGCGTGGGAAGATCGCGTTTCCGACATTTATTCCGAGCCCGTCTGGTCGGCTGGGGCGGTGGCGAACACGATCAACTACGGTTTCCTCATTCTGTCGGTCATCCTCCTCACGTTCGGTTGGCTGCGTAAAACTCCCCTCAACCCCGCGGCCGGTTTGCTGCCGGTCGTGGCCCTTTGCGGCACCTTTCTGCTCCGCACCGGCACAGGATCCACTTTGATTTTGATGAATCTCTACGCCCTCGCGCTCGGAATCGTCACGATTATCCGAGGCACGCGCGATCTGCGTTTCACCACGCTGAATGCGGGATTGCTTCTCGTGGCCACGCTCATCATTTCGCGATTCTTCGACAGCGACGTTAATTTTTTGCTGAAAGGTGTGGCCTTCATCGTCGTGGGAGCCGGTTTCGGTGGAGCGAATGTTTTCCTGCTGAAAAAGCGAGGGAGAACGAAATGA
- a CDS encoding DUF3008 family protein, giving the protein MSAKSKKQQMAAGAALSAKRGETPKKSLKGASKSMAESMSEKQLEDLAETKRSGLPTKKK; this is encoded by the coding sequence ATGTCTGCGAAATCCAAAAAACAGCAGATGGCCGCCGGAGCCGCCCTCTCCGCCAAGCGCGGCGAAACCCCCAAGAAATCCCTCAAAGGCGCCTCCAAAAGCATGGCCGAATCCATGAGCGAGAAGCAGCTCGAAGACCTGGCCGAGACCAAACGCTCCGGTTTGCCCACGAAGAAAAAGTAG
- the smpB gene encoding SsrA-binding protein SmpB: protein MAEKEKRAKTPEITTNRKALRDYFIIERFEAGIELKGTELKSIRAGFANLTNAFARVDDGEVFLMDADIRAYDNASHEQHAPKRPRRLLLHKAEILKLFSATAIEGQTIVALGMYWKKSRVKVEIGIGKGKVSHDKRADLKEKASKRETDREVARFNKRHL from the coding sequence ATGGCTGAAAAAGAGAAGCGGGCGAAAACCCCCGAGATCACCACCAACCGCAAGGCGCTGCGGGATTATTTCATTATTGAGCGCTTCGAGGCCGGCATCGAACTCAAAGGCACCGAGCTTAAGTCGATTCGCGCCGGATTCGCCAATCTGACCAACGCCTTTGCCCGCGTGGACGACGGCGAGGTGTTCCTGATGGACGCCGACATTCGCGCCTATGACAACGCCAGCCACGAGCAGCACGCGCCGAAGCGCCCCCGGCGGTTGCTCCTGCATAAAGCGGAGATCTTAAAACTTTTCAGCGCCACCGCCATCGAGGGCCAGACCATCGTCGCCCTCGGGATGTATTGGAAAAAAAGCCGGGTGAAAGTCGAGATCGGCATCGGCAAGGGCAAGGTCTCGCACGACAAACGCGCCGATTTGAAGGAAAAAGCCAGCAAACGCGAGACAGATCGCGAAGTGGCCCGCTTCAACAAGCGGCACCTCTAA
- a CDS encoding DNA-directed RNA polymerase subunit omega — protein MNSLLVEEAHKIITNSQVLINVVSKRVRQLSAGARPTVEVGPKMGLSDIALQEIIEGKLKLDLSEPAAV, from the coding sequence ATGAACAGTCTGCTCGTCGAAGAAGCCCATAAAATCATCACCAACAGCCAGGTGCTCATCAACGTCGTCTCCAAGCGTGTGCGCCAACTCAGCGCCGGCGCTCGTCCGACCGTCGAAGTCGGTCCGAAAATGGGCCTTTCCGACATTGCCCTCCAGGAAATCATCGAAGGCAAGCTGAAGCTCGATCTCTCCGAGCCAGCCGCAGTTTAA
- the gcvH gene encoding glycine cleavage system protein GcvH, whose translation MNVPENLKYAESHEWVLLEGDTATVGITEHAQAELTDIVYVELPKVGRPVVAKETIAVIESVKAASDIYSPVGGEVVAVNTALDGNPALLNTDSFGEGWIYKVKISDPAELDALKDAAAYRTQIGV comes from the coding sequence ATGAACGTCCCGGAAAATCTTAAATACGCCGAATCCCACGAATGGGTGCTCCTCGAAGGGGACACCGCCACCGTCGGCATCACCGAACACGCCCAGGCGGAATTGACCGACATCGTTTACGTCGAGCTGCCCAAGGTCGGCCGCCCGGTTGTGGCGAAGGAAACCATCGCCGTTATCGAATCCGTAAAGGCGGCGAGCGACATTTATTCCCCGGTCGGCGGCGAAGTGGTGGCCGTGAACACCGCGCTCGACGGCAATCCAGCGCTGCTGAACACTGATTCCTTTGGCGAAGGCTGGATTTACAAAGTGAAAATCTCCGATCCCGCCGAACTCGACGCGCTGAAAGACGCCGCCGCCTATCGCACCCAGATCGGAGTCTGA
- the gcvT gene encoding glycine cleavage system aminomethyltransferase GcvT, whose product MSETTNVQRTPLYDEHVRLGGKLIEFGGWEMPVYYTSIMEEHLAVRQSVGMFDISHMGQILVSGPDAAKFLNRLLTNNITKLAVGQGQYTLLLNEVGGVIDDLIVYRLDEHLYFLVVNAAKITEDFAWIELHHTGDVEISNQSDDYAGIAVQGPNAVALLTNFLGSDLPPRSGMIEVVAHGVSFLVGRTGYTGEDGAEIFFASEEAAGVWQKLLALRAKPCGLGARDTLRLEVCYPLNGSDLSPTRTPLEAGLGFFVDVEKGDFIGRETLLTQKQSGVPLKLTPFTMTSKGPPPRSHYPVLIGGEVVGETCSGGLSPSLGIGIGMAYLPVNAVIGTELEIDVRGRKFPAVVAKKPLYRKS is encoded by the coding sequence GTGTCCGAAACAACCAACGTCCAGCGCACTCCACTTTACGATGAGCATGTGCGGCTCGGCGGAAAATTGATCGAGTTCGGTGGCTGGGAAATGCCGGTTTATTACACGAGCATCATGGAGGAACACCTCGCAGTCCGGCAATCAGTCGGGATGTTCGACATTTCCCACATGGGCCAGATTTTGGTCTCTGGACCGGACGCGGCAAAATTTCTCAATCGCCTGCTCACGAACAACATCACGAAGCTCGCCGTCGGGCAGGGACAATACACGTTGCTGCTGAATGAAGTCGGCGGCGTGATCGACGATCTGATCGTTTATCGGCTGGACGAGCACCTCTATTTCCTCGTCGTGAACGCGGCGAAAATCACCGAGGACTTTGCCTGGATCGAGTTGCATCACACTGGCGACGTCGAGATTTCCAATCAAAGCGACGACTACGCAGGCATCGCGGTGCAGGGTCCAAATGCGGTGGCGCTGCTGACGAATTTCCTCGGCTCCGATCTCCCGCCGCGCAGCGGAATGATCGAAGTCGTGGCGCACGGCGTCAGCTTTCTGGTCGGTCGCACCGGCTACACGGGAGAGGACGGTGCGGAGATTTTCTTTGCGTCCGAGGAAGCGGCGGGCGTCTGGCAAAAGTTGCTCGCGCTGCGGGCAAAACCTTGCGGACTCGGCGCGCGCGACACGCTGCGGCTGGAAGTTTGCTACCCGCTGAATGGCTCCGATCTAAGTCCGACTCGCACGCCGCTGGAGGCGGGCTTGGGATTCTTTGTGGATGTGGAAAAAGGCGATTTCATCGGACGCGAAACTCTGCTCACGCAAAAACAGAGCGGAGTTCCATTGAAATTGACGCCCTTCACCATGACCTCCAAAGGACCGCCGCCGCGCTCGCATTATCCGGTCTTGATCGGTGGCGAAGTCGTCGGCGAGACGTGCAGCGGTGGACTTTCCCCCAGCCTGGGCATCGGAATCGGCATGGCTTATTTGCCCGTCAACGCTGTCATTGGAACCGAACTCGAAATCGACGTGCGCGGACGCAAATTCCCCGCTGTCGTTGCCAAGAAACCTCTCTATCGAAAATCATGA
- a CDS encoding rhomboid family intramembrane serine protease yields the protein MSWLNKLDRIAAPIAVPGIIRYVAFLSSAAFVVGLAMPGTQALMPLERGAVFAGEWWRLLTFAFVPSSYGLFWIFALMFLFYMGDSLERSMGATRLTVFYLLGWLATVAATFLFGGIGSPIYINLAILLAFATYFPDSQISIYFIFPVKVKWVALVSLAIAIALARGLNGYATLALCLGNYLLFFGFDLVKSFHTTQQIAKRRHEFREKAKPDEETLHHCKVCGRTEISDPDLEFRVSADGEEYCTEHLPSRVS from the coding sequence ATGTCCTGGCTCAACAAACTCGATCGCATCGCCGCCCCCATCGCCGTGCCGGGGATTATCCGCTACGTGGCGTTTTTGAGTTCCGCCGCGTTTGTCGTGGGGCTCGCCATGCCGGGCACGCAGGCGCTGATGCCGCTGGAGCGCGGCGCGGTTTTTGCCGGCGAATGGTGGCGCCTGCTCACGTTTGCCTTTGTGCCGTCGAGTTACGGTCTGTTCTGGATTTTTGCGCTGATGTTTCTTTTCTACATGGGCGACTCCCTGGAACGCTCGATGGGCGCGACGCGGCTGACGGTTTTCTATTTGCTCGGCTGGCTGGCGACGGTCGCGGCGACGTTTCTTTTCGGCGGCATCGGGAGTCCCATTTATATCAACCTCGCGATCCTCCTCGCGTTCGCTACGTATTTCCCCGACTCGCAGATCTCCATTTACTTCATTTTCCCCGTGAAGGTGAAATGGGTCGCGCTCGTCTCGCTGGCCATCGCGATCGCTCTGGCGCGAGGACTTAATGGCTACGCCACGCTCGCGCTTTGCCTCGGAAATTACCTGCTCTTCTTCGGCTTCGACCTTGTGAAATCCTTCCACACGACCCAGCAAATCGCGAAGCGGCGGCATGAGTTTCGCGAAAAAGCCAAGCCCGACGAGGAAACGCTGCATCATTGCAAAGTCTGCGGCCGCACAGAAATATCGGACCCGGATCTGGAGTTTCGCGTCTCGGCCGATGGCGAGGAATATTGCACCGAACACCTGCCGTCGCGGGTGAGCTGA
- the trpD gene encoding anthranilate phosphoribosyltransferase: MDSPLAKALLIDRELQPLEIPVAAKALLSVNVDDATKARFLRAARERGETVNELAGFVEAFLDCAVDPQLELDPNLPTLDICGTGGDNLQLFNVSTAAMFVLAAGDVTVLKHGNRAITSKSGGADVLEALGIQIEASSIAIKKCVAEAGCGFLFAPAFHPSFKTIGRVRRQLASEGLTTMFNLLGPLLNPARPTHQLVGIFDGQMQEKYAAVLQKIGRKAAWVVHGTTADGRSMDELSTLGPSRVFALENGEMRRFTVQADVREVRDLHSLRGGDARANAVILEKLLRGNDKLEPLREIVSLNAGAGFVVTGAVPDLKTGIEKAWKIIESGAAWQRVEALRKLSRG; the protein is encoded by the coding sequence ATGGATTCCCCGCTAGCCAAAGCCCTCCTCATCGACCGGGAACTCCAGCCCTTGGAAATCCCCGTTGCCGCCAAGGCGCTGCTCTCGGTTAACGTGGACGACGCGACCAAGGCCCGGTTTCTGCGAGCGGCTCGTGAGCGCGGGGAAACGGTCAACGAACTTGCCGGCTTCGTGGAGGCATTTCTCGATTGCGCGGTCGATCCGCAACTCGAGTTAGACCCGAATCTGCCCACGCTCGACATCTGCGGAACCGGCGGCGACAACCTGCAACTTTTCAACGTCTCCACCGCCGCGATGTTCGTTTTGGCGGCGGGCGATGTCACCGTCCTGAAGCACGGCAACCGGGCCATCACCTCGAAATCCGGCGGGGCCGATGTGCTCGAAGCACTCGGGATTCAAATAGAGGCGAGTTCCATCGCGATCAAGAAATGCGTCGCCGAGGCGGGCTGCGGATTTCTCTTCGCGCCGGCCTTTCATCCGTCTTTCAAAACCATCGGGCGCGTTCGTCGCCAACTCGCCAGCGAAGGTCTGACAACGATGTTCAACCTCCTCGGACCGCTGCTGAATCCGGCGCGCCCGACGCATCAACTCGTGGGCATTTTCGACGGCCAGATGCAGGAAAAATACGCCGCCGTCTTGCAAAAGATCGGACGCAAAGCCGCTTGGGTCGTTCACGGCACCACCGCCGACGGACGCAGTATGGACGAACTTTCCACCCTCGGCCCGAGCCGGGTGTTTGCCCTGGAGAATGGCGAAATGAGGCGGTTCACGGTGCAGGCCGATGTCCGCGAGGTGCGCGACTTGCATTCGCTACGCGGCGGCGATGCCCGAGCGAACGCCGTGATTCTTGAAAAACTACTGCGCGGCAACGACAAGCTCGAGCCATTACGGGAGATCGTCTCGCTCAACGCCGGAGCGGGATTTGTCGTCACCGGAGCCGTGCCCGACCTCAAGACCGGCATCGAAAAAGCCTGGAAAATCATCGAAAGCGGAGCCGCCTGGCAACGCGTCGAGGCGCTGCGCAAACTCAGCCGCGGCTAG